In Maniola jurtina chromosome 2, ilManJurt1.1, whole genome shotgun sequence, the following proteins share a genomic window:
- the LOC123873454 gene encoding DNA-binding protein Ewg isoform X4: MNSAVSTEDMDMAEEDMSQVDGCGLSGGSEDEDECVSSPAGSAYDDSADVIKNAMSDEVTKQLAAAGPVGMAAAAAIASSKKRKRPHSFETNPSVRKRHQNRLLRKLRQTIEEFATRVGQQAVVLVATPGKPNTSYRVFGAKPLEDVVRNLRCMIMEELENALAQQFGLGGCPQAPPPPQDDPSLFELPPLIIDGIPTPVEKMTQAQLRAFIPLMLKYSMVRGKPGWGRESTRPPWWPKDLPWANVRMDARSEDEKQKMSWTHALRQIVINCYKYHGREDLLPAFNEEEDDKGPPTQPISACMPGASSNSSSGSGSGRGQSSAVLSSSQVCIDQMTLADVDMSQYAPAVLQTITNPDGTVSLIQVDPNSPIITLPDGTTAQVVSIHSGSDGSGVVQALEGDGAVAVDLNAVAEATLNHDGQIILTGEDGHGYPVSVSGVITVPVSASVYQSMVASMQQQDGVCMAPLVQVRRRRPAPTPTALLHPTFVKIEID, encoded by the exons ATGAACTCCGCAGTTAGCACTGAGGATATGGACATGGCTGAAGAG GACATGTCACAAGTGGACGGGTGTGGGCTGAGCGGCGGCTCGGAGGACGAGGACGAGTGCGTGTCGTCGCCGGCCGGCTCGGCGTACGACGACAGCGCTGACGTCATCAAGAATGCCATGAGCGACGAGGTCACCAAGCAGTTGGCGGCTGCAG GGCCAGTGGGCATGGCTGCCGCAGCTGCAATAGCATCTTCAAAGAAACGCAAGAGGCCCCACTCCTTTGAAACAAACCCCTCAGTTAGAAAGAGACACCAGAACAGGCTACTTAGAAAACTTAGA CAAACCATTGAAGAATTCGCGACCCGTGTCGGCCAACAGGCCGTGGTGTTGGTAGCCACGCCGGGCAAGCCCAACACGTCGTACCGTGTGTTCGGCGCCAAACCGCTAGAGGACGTCGTTCGCAACCTGCGCTGCATGATCATGGAGGAGCTCGAGAACGCGCTCGCGCAGCAG TTCGGGCTGGGCGGGTGCCCGcaggcgccgccgccgccgcaagaCGACCCCTCGCTGTTCGAGCTGCCGCCCCTCATCATCGACGGCATCCCCACCCCCGTGGAGAAGATGACGCAGGCGCAGCTGCGCGCCTTCATCCCGCTCATGCTGAAGTACTCCATGG TGCGCGGCAAGCCGGGCTGGGGCCGCGAGTCGACGCGGCCGCCGTGGTGGCCCAAGGACCTGCCGTGGGCCAACGTGAGGATGGACGCGCGCTCCGAAGATGAGAAACAGAAG ATGTCGTGGACGCACGCGCTGCGACAGATCGTCATCAACTGCTACAAGTACCACGGCCGCGAGGATCTGCTGCCGGCCTTCAACGAGGAAGAGGACGACAAGGGACCTCCCACGCAACCC ATATCCGCGTGCATGCCCGGCGCGAGCTCTAACTCGTCGAGCGGCTCGGGGTCGGGTCGCGGACAGTCCTCCGCCGTACTGTCGTCGTCGCAAGTCTGCATCGACCAGATGACGCTCGCCGATGTCGAT ATGTCGCAGTACGCGCCCGCGGTGCTGCAGACCATCACCAACCCGGACGGCACGGTGTCGCTCATCCAGGTGGACCCCAACAGCCCCATCATCACGCTGCCCGACGGCACCACGGCGCAAGTAGTGAGT ATCCACAGTGGCTCGGACGGTTCCGGCGTGGTTCAGGCGCTGGAGGGCGACGGCGCGGTCGCCGTCGACCTCAACGCTGTGGCCGAGGCCACGCTCAATCACGACGGACAGATTATCCTCACCGGCGAGGACGGCCACG GCTACCCGGTGTCGGTGTCGGGCGTGATCACGGTGCCGGTGTCGGCGTCCGTGTACCAGTCCATGGTGGCGTCCATGCAGCAGCAGGACGGCGTGTGCATGGCGCCGCTCGTGCAGgtgcgccgccgccgccccgcACCCACACCCACCGCACTCCTACACCCGACATTCGTCAAGATCGAGATAGACTAG